From Calonectris borealis chromosome 9, bCalBor7.hap1.2, whole genome shotgun sequence, one genomic window encodes:
- the AGXT gene encoding alanine--glyoxylate aminotransferase isoform X1, with product MHCTAVLGAAWAASTAPLLRARLLGMARRAMATSLLRVPPPQGLLRPLAVPERLLLGPGPSNVPPRILAAGGRQLLGHMHPEVLQVMDEIKAGIQYAFQTQNRLTLAISGSGHCAMEAALLNLLEHGDTVLVAVNGIWGQRAADIARRLGANVHELLKPPGEYFAPWDIEEGLARHKPSVLFITHGESSTGVLQALEGLGELCHRHGCLLLVDAVASLGGAPIFMDQQEIDVLYSGSQKVLNAPPGSAPISFSERAREKMLRRKKKPPSFYLDMGWLANYWGCDGEPRRYHHTAPINSFFSLREGLAMLVELGLESSWERHRANCTQLCQGLRDLGLELFVKEEARLPTITTVRVPEGYDWKEITAFLMDNHSIEIAGGLGPSVGKVLRIGLMGCNSTSGNVDRVLRALQDALGCCRRSRL from the exons ATGCACTGcactgcagtgctgggtgctgcatgGGCAGCCTCCACTGCTCCTCTCCTCCGGGCTCGGCTCCTGGGGATGGCAAGGCGCGCCATGGCCACCAGCCTGCTCcgcgtccccccaccccaggggctgCTCCGGCCGCTGGCCGTGCCAGAGAGGCTGCTGCTCGGGCCGGGGCCCAGCAATGTGCCCCCCCGCATCCTTGCTGCAGGCGGCCGGCAGCTCCTGGGCCACATGCACCCCGAGGTGCTGCAG GTGATGGATGAGATCAAGGCAGGCATCCAGTACGCCTTCCAGACGCAAAACCGGCTGACCCTGGCCATCAGTGGCTCTGGCCACTGCGCCATGGAGGCTGCCCTCCTCAATCTCCTGGAGCACGGTGACACTGTGCTGGTGGCCGTCAACGGCATCTGGGGACAACGTGCCGCCGACATCGCCAGGAGATTAG GAGCCAATGTCCATGAGCTGCTGAAGCCCCCGGGCGAGTACTTTGCTCCGTGGGACATCGAGGAG GGCCTGGCGCGGCACAAGCCCTCGGTGCTCTTCATTACCCATGGCGAGTCCTCCACGGGGGTGCTGCAGGCGCTGGAGGGGCTGGGCGAGCTGTGTCACCG GCATGGCTGCCTGCTGCTCGTGGACGCAGTGGCATCACTCGGGGGAGCTCCCATCTTCATGGACCAGCAGG AGATCGACGTCCTATACTCGGGGTCTCAGAAAGTGCTCAACGCCCCCCCTGGCAGCGCCCCCATCTCATTCAGCGAGCGAGCCAG GGAGAAGatgctgaggaggaagaagaagccCCCGTCCTTCTACCTGGACATGGGCTGGCTGGCAAACTACTGGGGCTGTGATGGGGAGCCACGAAG GTACCATCACACGGCACCAATCAACAGCTTCTTCAGCCTGCGGGAAGGCTTGGCCATGCTGGTGGAGCTG GGTCTGGAGAGCTCGTGGGAGCGCCACCGGGCCAACTGCACACAGCTGTGCCAGGGGCTGCGCGACCTGGGGCTTGAACTCTTTGTGAAGGAGGAG GCGAGACTTCCCACCATTACCACTGTCAGGGTACCTGAGGGCTATGACTGGAAGGAGATCACAGCCTTTCTCATGGACAACCACTCCATCGAGATCGCCGGGGGCCTGGGCCCCTCGGTGGGCAAG GTCCTGCGAATCGGCCTCATGGGCTGCAACTCTACCAGTGGCAACGTGGACCGGGTGCTGCGTGCCCTGCAAGACGCCCTCGGGTGCTGCCGCCGCAGCAGGCTGTGA
- the AGXT gene encoding alanine--glyoxylate aminotransferase isoform X2 has protein sequence MHCTAVLGAAWAASTAPLLRARLLGMARRAMATSLLRVPPPQGLLRPLAVPERLLLGPGPSNVPPRILAAGGRQLLGHMHPEVLQVMDEIKAGIQYAFQTQNRLTLAISGSGHCAMEAALLNLLEHGDTVLVAVNGIWGQRAADIARRLGANVHELLKPPGEYFAPWDIEEGLARHKPSVLFITHGESSTGVLQALEGLGELCHRHGCLLLVDAVASLGGAPIFMDQQEIDVLYSGSQKVLNAPPGSAPISFSERAREKMLRRKKKPPSFYLDMGWLANYWGCDGEPRRYHHTAPINSFFSLREGLAMLVELGLESSWERHRANCTQLCQGLRDLGLELFVKEEKARLPTITTVRVPEGYDWKEITAFLMDNHSIEIAGGLGPSVGKVLRIGLMGCNSTSGNVDRVLRALQDALGCCRRSRL, from the exons ATGCACTGcactgcagtgctgggtgctgcatgGGCAGCCTCCACTGCTCCTCTCCTCCGGGCTCGGCTCCTGGGGATGGCAAGGCGCGCCATGGCCACCAGCCTGCTCcgcgtccccccaccccaggggctgCTCCGGCCGCTGGCCGTGCCAGAGAGGCTGCTGCTCGGGCCGGGGCCCAGCAATGTGCCCCCCCGCATCCTTGCTGCAGGCGGCCGGCAGCTCCTGGGCCACATGCACCCCGAGGTGCTGCAG GTGATGGATGAGATCAAGGCAGGCATCCAGTACGCCTTCCAGACGCAAAACCGGCTGACCCTGGCCATCAGTGGCTCTGGCCACTGCGCCATGGAGGCTGCCCTCCTCAATCTCCTGGAGCACGGTGACACTGTGCTGGTGGCCGTCAACGGCATCTGGGGACAACGTGCCGCCGACATCGCCAGGAGATTAG GAGCCAATGTCCATGAGCTGCTGAAGCCCCCGGGCGAGTACTTTGCTCCGTGGGACATCGAGGAG GGCCTGGCGCGGCACAAGCCCTCGGTGCTCTTCATTACCCATGGCGAGTCCTCCACGGGGGTGCTGCAGGCGCTGGAGGGGCTGGGCGAGCTGTGTCACCG GCATGGCTGCCTGCTGCTCGTGGACGCAGTGGCATCACTCGGGGGAGCTCCCATCTTCATGGACCAGCAGG AGATCGACGTCCTATACTCGGGGTCTCAGAAAGTGCTCAACGCCCCCCCTGGCAGCGCCCCCATCTCATTCAGCGAGCGAGCCAG GGAGAAGatgctgaggaggaagaagaagccCCCGTCCTTCTACCTGGACATGGGCTGGCTGGCAAACTACTGGGGCTGTGATGGGGAGCCACGAAG GTACCATCACACGGCACCAATCAACAGCTTCTTCAGCCTGCGGGAAGGCTTGGCCATGCTGGTGGAGCTG GGTCTGGAGAGCTCGTGGGAGCGCCACCGGGCCAACTGCACACAGCTGTGCCAGGGGCTGCGCGACCTGGGGCTTGAACTCTTTGTGAAGGAGGAG AAGGCGAGACTTCCCACCATTACCACTGTCAGGGTACCTGAGGGCTATGACTGGAAGGAGATCACAGCCTTTCTCATGGACAACCACTCCATCGAGATCGCCGGGGGCCTGGGCCCCTCGGTGGGCAAG GTCCTGCGAATCGGCCTCATGGGCTGCAACTCTACCAGTGGCAACGTGGACCGGGTGCTGCGTGCCCTGCAAGACGCCCTCGGGTGCTGCCGCCGCAGCAGGCTGTGA
- the MAB21L4 gene encoding protein mab-21-like 4 codes for MYFYSCSEQARYCGKAAMAASTSHWHSYLGVIVSRERQRLEHFQRAEDILLTLLEGVHAREPRFLVDYARNLEAFEFALCTSEDAVTMEVPLRIDGDGLRVLTCWCRDSPAGHYPGLGTCCLEVPSPGTDLEDWTSAVGVMEQGGGAGCLVPGKVLQHLKELLVSAIVHCQRRFLLQPGDLSAENLQEDAMELSLLIRGGWKTIRFDIVPVVRRRQEPLWLKGRQSDRGFPESSLRKATEEAHFIPASPHCWRSSTHLPLLKLLQAVDSLKGPRLDSLRLLNQLRSQDWGEEGGKGGLTFNHLKMVLLWSTELFPSAEDWQDLEGSIYRLLVILLRCLATRHLPHFLHPEENLFQGESPDLASLYCKVESFARDPRRFLRFHFGLPARTDSWQADPGTRALLQLPDEDGSYWDTAYFDILLSQFQVYRIEDGSRHSAMSQLLSKIRREIPQQS; via the exons atgTATTTTTACTCCTGCTCGGAGCAGGCTCGGTACTGCGGCAAAGCTGCCATGGCAGCCAGCACTTCCCACTGGCACAGCTACCTCGGGGTGATTGTGTCCCGCGAGCGACAGCGGCTGGAGCATTTCCAGCGGGCTGAGGACATCCTGCTGACCCTGCTGGAGGGTGTCCACGCCAGGGAGCCCCGCTTCCTTGTAGACTACGCCAGGAACCTGGAAGCCTTCGAGTTTGCTCTCTGCACCTCTGAGGATGCTGTCACCATGGAGGTCCCCCTGCGGATCGATGGCGATGGCTTGCGGGTGCTGACATGCTGGTGCAGGGACTCCCCAGCTGGGCACTATCCAGGGCTGGGCACCTGCTGTCTGGAAGTGCCCTCTCCAGGGACTGACTTGGAGGACTGGACCAGCGCTGTGGGTGTgatggagcagggaggtggtgcGGGGTGCCTGGTTCCGGGCAAAGTCCTCCAGCACCTGAAAGAGCTTCTTGTTTCGGCCATCGTGCACTGCCAACGCCGCTTCCTGCTTCAGCCAG GTGACCTCAGTGCCGAAAATCTGCAGGAAGATGCTATGGAGCTCTCCCTGCTGATCCGCGGCGGCTGGAAGACCATCCGCTTTGACATTGTCCCTGTGGTGAGGAGGCGGCAGGAGCCGCTCTGGCTCAAAGGGCGGCAGAGCGACAGGGGCTTCCCTGAAAGCAGCCTCCGGAAGGCCACAGAAGAGGCCCATTtcatccctgcctctccccattgCTGGAG ATCCTCCACTCACCTCCCCTTGCTGAAGCTGCTTCAGGCAGTGGACTCACTGAAGGGACCCCGTCTGGACAGCCTTCGCCTGCTCAACCAGCTCCGCAGCCAGgactggggagaggagggtgggAAAGGTGGTCTCACCTTCAACCACCTGAAG ATGGTGCTGCTGTGGAGCACGGAGCTCTTCCCCTCCGCAGAGGACTGGCAGGACCTGGAGGGCTCCATCTACAGGCTCTTGGTGatcctcctccgctgcctggCCACCCGGCACCTGCCCCACTTCCTGCACCCAGAGGAGAACCTCTTCCAAGGAGAGTCCCCAGACCTCGCCTCCCTCTACTGTAAGGTGGAGAGCTTTGCCCGAGACCCCCGACGCTTCCTCCGCTTCCATTTTGGCCTCCCTGCGCGCACTGACAGCTGGCAGGCAGACCCTGGCACCCgagccctgctgcagctccctgaTGAGGACGGGTCCTACTGGGACACAGCCTACTTtgacatcctgctcagccag TTCCAGGTGTACCGGATCGAGGACGGCTCACGCCACTCAGCAATGTCCCAGCTCCTCTCCAAGATCCGGCGAGAAATCCCCCAGCAGAGCTGA